The DNA window CGTCGGGCGTCCACATGTGGAACGGCACGGCGCTGATCTTGAAAGCGAGGCCTGCCAGCACGAACACGATGCCGAACAACGCGCCCGTTTCCATTCCGCCGTCCAACGAGGCGAAAACTGCAGCGAAGCTGGTCGATCCGGTGAAGCCGTACACCAGCGACATACCGAACAGCAGAATGCCGCTGGCAAGAGCGCCGAGTACGAAATATTTGAGGCCTGCCTCGGCCGAACGCTCGTCCGTGCGCAGGAAGCTGGCGAGCACATAGGCAGCAAGGCTGTTGAGCTCCAGTCCGATATAGAGCGTCAGGAAGTCCGTGGCGGAAACCATCATGCCCATGCCGACACAGGCGTAAATCACCAGCACCGGATATTCGGCGCGCGCCAGCCCCTGACGGTCAAAGAATTTCGGCGCGATCATCAAGGAAATGGCCGCCGAGATATAGATCAGCACATGCGCGAAATCGGAGAACTGATCGCCGCTGTAGAGTCCGCCGAAAGCATCGCCGGTGAAACCGAGCGCCGCGAAACCAGCGCCGACCAGCAGGGCAACCGCGGCAATGCTCGCGCCGCGCATGGCCTTCGCACCGGACCATGCCGACCACAACAGGAGGACCAGGCCACCAACGCTGAGAATGAGCTCCGGCAGCGTGATGAGGAGGGAACGACCGTAATCCATCAGTGCGCCTCCCCGGCGGCAGGTACTTCTTCGTGGGAAACTTCGCCCGCAACGCGGTAGCGCTGCGTCCACGGAGCATTTTCGATAATGTTGCTGTCACTCGCAGGCTTAGCGCTATCGAGGCGCTCGACCAGGACGGAGACGTCCTTACGGATCGGTGCCAGGAAGCTTTCCGGATATACACCCATCCAGAGAGCCACGCCGGCGAGCGGTGCCAACAGCCACAGTTCGCGCTTGTCGACATCGCTCATCGCGGCAGCGTCCGCGTTGATCTGATCACCGAACGCGACCCGGCGATAGAGGTACAACATGTAAGCCGCGCCTAGGATAATACCGGTGGTGCAGATCAGGGCAGCCCAGGTCGATGCCTGATAGGTACCGGCGAGCGCCAGGAATTCTCCGACGAAGCCGCTGGTGCCCGGCAGGCCGATCGAGGCCATCGTGAACAGCAGGAAGAATACCGAGTAGGTTGGCATGTTGATCGCAAGCCCACCGTAGCGGCTGATTTCACGGGTGTGCAGGCGATCGTAGATCACACCAACGCACAGGAACAGCGCGCCCGAGACGATACCGTGGCTCAGCATCAGTACGATCGAGCCTTCAAGGCCCTGCTGGTTGAAAGCAAACAGGCCAACGGTGACGATCGCCATATGCGCAACCGAACTGTAGGCGATCAGCTTCTTCATGTCCTGCTGCACCAGCGCAATCAGCGAAGTGTAGACAACGGCCACCATGGACAACCCGAAGACCAGCCACATCAACTCGGCCGACGCCTGGGGGAACATAGGCAACGAGAAGCGGAGCATACCGTATCCGCCCAGCTTCAGCAGCACACCGGCCAGGATGACAGAGCCGGCGGTTGGCGCCTGAACGTGCGCGTCGGGCAACCATGTATGGACCGGCCACATCGGCATCTTGACCGCAAAACTGGCGAAGAAGGCAAGCCAGAGCCAGGTCTGCGCCTGAACCGGGAAGTCCGTCACCATCAGCTCGGGGATCATCGCCGTGCCTGCCTGCTGTACCATCCAAAGGATCGCAATCAGCATCAGCACCGAGCCGAGAAGCGTATATAGGAAGAACTTGTATGCCGCGTAAATTCGATCTGCACCGCCCCAGATACCGATGATCAGATACATCGGGATGAGGCCCGCTTCGAAGAAAATGTAAAACAGGAAGATGTCCTGTGCGGCGAATACGCCGATGATCAGCGTTTCCATGAACAGGAACGCCGCCATATATTCCGGCACCCGCTTGGCGATCGCGTTCCAGCTGGCGCCGATACAGATCGGCATCAGAAAGACGGTAAGCACGATCAGCATCAGTGCGATGCCATCGATCCCCAGCGCCCAGGAGAACGGCCCGAATAGATCGGCACGCTCGACAAACTGCCACTGCGCGCCCGCGGGATCGTAGAGCGCCCAGAGGATGATGCCGATGACGAAGTTCAGCAGCGTCGCACCCAGTGCAATCGCACGTGCACCGCTGGCGCCGACAAACAGGCAGACAATCGCCGCGACGAACGGAATCGCAAGAAGCAGCGAGAGAATGGGAAAACCGATATCGCTCATGTCAGCGCACCATCACCCAGGTGACGAGGCCGACGAGGCCGAGCAGCATCACCAGCGCGTAAGAATAAAGATAGCCCGACTGGAAGCGGACCGCGAAACCCGAGCCCGACCGCACAAGCGTGGCAATCCCGTCCGGACCAAACCGGTCGATCAGACCCTTGTCGCCGCCCTTCCAGAAAATCCGCCCGAGCCAGAATGAAGGCCGCACGAAGATCAGGTTGTAGAGCTCATCAAAATACCATTTGTTGAGCAGGAAACGGTAGAGCGGGCGCAGATTGTCAGCGAACGCCTTGGGCGCGTCGCTTTCGCGCAGGTACATCAGCGCGGCGGTGATCAAACCGATCAGCATGGCCACGGTCGAGCCGAATTTAACCCAAAGCGGCACTTCGTGCATCGCGTGCATCAGATGTTCGTTGAACGCGAGGCTGCCCTTCCAGAATTCACCCGCCGTTTCCGGCTCGACGAAGAAGTTGTGGAACAGGAAGCCGGCAAAAACCGCGCCAAAAGAAAGGATGATCAGCGGCAACAGCATGACCCACGGGCTCTCGTGCGGATGATAGCCCGCGGTGCCCGGCGGAAGATCTTCCGCATCCGCGCCACGCGGATCGGGCGCGTAACCGGAATCTTCCTGCGCCGGAGGATTATCGGCATCCGGTTCCTCATGCGCATGGGTGGCATGCTCGGCGTCGTCATGATGTCCGTGCATGGCATGGCGAATATGCTCGCTGTCGGCCCAGCGGGGTTTACCCCAGAAGGTGAGGAACATCAGGCGCCAGCTGTAGAAGCTGGTGAGGAGCGCGGCGGCCACACCCATGAACCAGGCATAGCCGGAATATGGCCCCGTCGCGGCGTAAGCCACTTCGATGATCGCATCCTTGGAATAAAAGCCTGCAAAACCGCCGAGACCCAAAATACCCACGCCCGTAATGGCGAGCGTGCCGGCCATCATGCCCCAGAAGGTAATCGGGATTTTCTTCCGCAGGCCGCCATAGAAGCGCATGTCCTGCTCATGATGCATGGAGTGGATCACGCTGCCCGCGCCCAGGAACAATAGTGCCTTGAAGATTGCGTGCGTGAACAGGTGGAACATCGCCGCGCCATAGGCACCCACACCGACGGCGAAGAACATATAGCCGAGCTGCGAGCAGGTGGAATACGCGATCACGCGCTTGATGTCGGTCTGCACCAGCGCAACCGTGGCGGCGAACATCGCGGTAGTTGCCCCGATGATCGTGATGAAGTTCAGCGCAAACTGGCTGGTTTCGAACAGCGGCGACAGACGGCAGACCATGAAGACCCCCGCAGTAACCATCGTGGCGGCATGGATCAGCGCAGAAACCGGCGTTGGGCCTTCCATCGCGTCCGGAAGCCATGTGTGCAGGCCGAGCTGGGCTGATTTGCCCATCGCACCAATGAAAAGAAGGATGCAGAGCAGGCTCATCGTATCGACGCGCAATCCGGCAAAACCGATGCTGGAGCCTGCCTGTGCGGGGGCGGCCGCAAGGATTTCCGGAATTGAAACGGTGCCGAACACCAGGAACACTCCGAAGATACCCATCATGAAGCCGAGATCGCCAACGCGGTTGACCACGAAGGCCTTGATCGCGGCTGCATTGGCGCTCGGCTTGCGGAACCAGAACCCGATGAGGAGATAGGAGGCAAGGCCCACCCCTTCCCAACCGAAGAACATCTGGACGAGGTTATCGGCGGTCACCAGCATGAGCATGGCGAAGGTGAAGAGCGAGAGATAAGCGAAGAAACGCGGTTGATCCGGATCCTCGTCCATATATCCCCAGCTGTAGAGATGAACGAGCGCCGAGACGCTGGTGATCACAACCAGCATCACCGCGGTCAGCGTGTCGACGCGCAAGGCCCAATCGAAATCAAACCCGTCCGAGCGGACCCAGGTCATGACCGGCGCGACATAAGCTTCGCCCGCGCCTGACAGAAAACCGGTGAAAATCACCCAGCTCAACGCGCAGGAAACAAACAGCGCGCCCGTGGTGAGCAATTTGGCCGGCACATTACCGATCGCGCGGTTCGAAAGGCCCGCAACGATCGCCGCAAGCAGCGGCAGAAGAACGATGATCTGGATCACGGCGCCCGTCAGCCCTTCATCCGGTTGACGTCATCGACCGCGATGGTGCCGCGGCCACGGAAATAGATAACCAGAATGGCCAACCCGATAGCCGCCTCGCCCGCGGCGACGGTCAGTACGAACATGGCGAAAATCTGGCCGGTCAGGTCCTGCAAGGCGCTCGAGAAGGCCACCAGGTTGATGTTCACTGCAAGCAGGATCAGTTCGATAGCCATGAGAATGATGATCACATTCTTCCGGTTCAGAAAGATTCCGAGCACGCCCATCACGAACAGGATCGAGCTGACGACGAGATAATGTTCGATGCCGATCACAGTTCGACCCCCTGCCCCACTTCGGGGTTCAGATTTCGGACCGCTTCGCCAGGACGGCGGCGGACCTGCTTCTTAATGTTCTGCGGGCGGGTGCCGCGGCGCTGGCGGTGCGTCAAAACGATCGCGCCGATCATGGCGACCAGCAGGATGAGGCCCGCAGCTTCGAAAAGGAAGATATATTTGGTGTAGAGCAGCGCACCGATCGCCTCAATGTTCGAAACGCTCATATCGATGGGCGCGCTCGTTTCCGTGCCGAGTTTGATCGCACCGGCACGAAACGCTTCCAGCCCCAGCACCAGCTCAATCGCGAGAAACGCGGCGAGGATGATGCCAAAAAACAGATATTTGGCAAAACCTGCGCGCAATTCCGCGAAATCGATGTCCAGCATCATCACCACGAACAGGAACAGCACCGCAACCGCGCCGACATAGACGATGACGAGCAACATCGCGATGAACTCAGCGCCCGCAAGCACCATCAGCCCCGCCGCGTTGAAAAAGGCGAGGATGAGCCACAGTACGCTATGCACCGGATTTTTCGCGAAAATCGTGAACGCCCCGGAAAGGAGCACGATTGTCGCAAACAGATAAAAGGCGAGTGTCTGGATCAAGAGCTTCGATGGTCCCCTGTGTCGTCAGCCCTCACACCCTACGAGGTGCCTGTCGGATATATCGGCTTCGCAACGCTCAG is part of the Novosphingopyxis iocasae genome and encodes:
- the nuoK gene encoding NADH-quinone oxidoreductase subunit NuoK — its product is MIGIEHYLVVSSILFVMGVLGIFLNRKNVIIILMAIELILLAVNINLVAFSSALQDLTGQIFAMFVLTVAAGEAAIGLAILVIYFRGRGTIAVDDVNRMKG
- a CDS encoding NADH-quinone oxidoreductase subunit M codes for the protein MSDIGFPILSLLLAIPFVAAIVCLFVGASGARAIALGATLLNFVIGIILWALYDPAGAQWQFVERADLFGPFSWALGIDGIALMLIVLTVFLMPICIGASWNAIAKRVPEYMAAFLFMETLIIGVFAAQDIFLFYIFFEAGLIPMYLIIGIWGGADRIYAAYKFFLYTLLGSVLMLIAILWMVQQAGTAMIPELMVTDFPVQAQTWLWLAFFASFAVKMPMWPVHTWLPDAHVQAPTAGSVILAGVLLKLGGYGMLRFSLPMFPQASAELMWLVFGLSMVAVVYTSLIALVQQDMKKLIAYSSVAHMAIVTVGLFAFNQQGLEGSIVLMLSHGIVSGALFLCVGVIYDRLHTREISRYGGLAINMPTYSVFFLLFTMASIGLPGTSGFVGEFLALAGTYQASTWAALICTTGIILGAAYMLYLYRRVAFGDQINADAAAMSDVDKRELWLLAPLAGVALWMGVYPESFLAPIRKDVSVLVERLDSAKPASDSNIIENAPWTQRYRVAGEVSHEEVPAAGEAH
- a CDS encoding NADH-quinone oxidoreductase subunit J; translated protein: MIQTLAFYLFATIVLLSGAFTIFAKNPVHSVLWLILAFFNAAGLMVLAGAEFIAMLLVIVYVGAVAVLFLFVVMMLDIDFAELRAGFAKYLFFGIILAAFLAIELVLGLEAFRAGAIKLGTETSAPIDMSVSNIEAIGALLYTKYIFLFEAAGLILLVAMIGAIVLTHRQRRGTRPQNIKKQVRRRPGEAVRNLNPEVGQGVEL
- the nuoL gene encoding NADH-quinone oxidoreductase subunit L, which produces MIQIIVLLPLLAAIVAGLSNRAIGNVPAKLLTTGALFVSCALSWVIFTGFLSGAGEAYVAPVMTWVRSDGFDFDWALRVDTLTAVMLVVITSVSALVHLYSWGYMDEDPDQPRFFAYLSLFTFAMLMLVTADNLVQMFFGWEGVGLASYLLIGFWFRKPSANAAAIKAFVVNRVGDLGFMMGIFGVFLVFGTVSIPEILAAAPAQAGSSIGFAGLRVDTMSLLCILLFIGAMGKSAQLGLHTWLPDAMEGPTPVSALIHAATMVTAGVFMVCRLSPLFETSQFALNFITIIGATTAMFAATVALVQTDIKRVIAYSTCSQLGYMFFAVGVGAYGAAMFHLFTHAIFKALLFLGAGSVIHSMHHEQDMRFYGGLRKKIPITFWGMMAGTLAITGVGILGLGGFAGFYSKDAIIEVAYAATGPYSGYAWFMGVAAALLTSFYSWRLMFLTFWGKPRWADSEHIRHAMHGHHDDAEHATHAHEEPDADNPPAQEDSGYAPDPRGADAEDLPPGTAGYHPHESPWVMLLPLIILSFGAVFAGFLFHNFFVEPETAGEFWKGSLAFNEHLMHAMHEVPLWVKFGSTVAMLIGLITAALMYLRESDAPKAFADNLRPLYRFLLNKWYFDELYNLIFVRPSFWLGRIFWKGGDKGLIDRFGPDGIATLVRSGSGFAVRFQSGYLYSYALVMLLGLVGLVTWVMVR